The following coding sequences are from one Reyranella humidisoli window:
- a CDS encoding universal stress protein, with amino-acid sequence MPAKELPMTYKTILVHCDAGPKVAQRLVVAADLAERDAAHLVGLHASPPLEAPVFFEGMPMDSLFASYEAGAKADEGAARKAFDKALKGRHLSSEWRVTEGFIDTELAVQARYADLLVVGQTDPEAQTPTPSDLPESVVLSTGRPCLVVPHVGVRKPPGQNVLLCWNATRESARAAADALPFLRAARKVTVLVVDPRTSPNGHGAEPGADAAHWLARHGVKVTVQRDVAADTDVGGVILSRAADLDVDLIVMGIYGHSRVREMVLGGASRTLLASMTVPVFISH; translated from the coding sequence ATGCCTGCCAAGGAGCTGCCGATGACCTACAAGACGATCCTGGTCCATTGTGACGCCGGCCCGAAGGTCGCCCAGCGACTCGTTGTGGCCGCGGACCTCGCGGAGCGGGACGCCGCGCATCTGGTGGGCCTGCATGCAAGTCCGCCGCTGGAGGCCCCGGTCTTCTTCGAGGGCATGCCCATGGACAGTCTCTTCGCCAGCTATGAAGCCGGCGCCAAGGCCGACGAGGGCGCCGCGCGCAAGGCATTCGACAAGGCGCTCAAGGGGCGGCACCTCTCCTCCGAATGGCGCGTGACGGAGGGCTTCATCGACACCGAGCTCGCCGTGCAGGCGCGCTACGCCGATCTCCTCGTGGTCGGCCAGACCGATCCAGAGGCGCAGACGCCCACGCCGTCGGACCTGCCGGAATCCGTGGTTCTTTCGACCGGCCGTCCGTGCCTCGTCGTGCCGCATGTGGGCGTCCGCAAGCCGCCCGGCCAGAACGTACTTCTGTGCTGGAACGCGACCCGCGAAAGCGCACGGGCCGCGGCCGACGCGCTGCCGTTCCTGCGTGCCGCCCGCAAGGTGACGGTGCTCGTCGTCGACCCGCGCACTTCACCCAACGGGCATGGCGCCGAGCCGGGCGCCGACGCCGCGCATTGGCTGGCGCGTCATGGCGTGAAGGTGACGGTGCAGCGCGACGTCGCGGCAGACACGGATGTCGGCGGGGTCATCCTGTCGCGCGCCGCCGATCTCGACGTCGACCTGATCGTGATGGGCATCTACGGACACAGCCGGGTGCGCGAGATGGTGTTGGGTGGCGCCAGCCGCACGCTGCTCGCCAGCATGACGGTTCCGGTCTTCATTTCGCATTGA